In Monodelphis domestica isolate mMonDom1 chromosome 3, mMonDom1.pri, whole genome shotgun sequence, the following proteins share a genomic window:
- the LOC107648884 gene encoding zinc finger protein 883-like isoform X8 — protein MAPGTPRPPSQGSITFKDVALDFTQEEWCLLDHFQKELYLEVMLENVQNLLSVGLPVTREHLISCFQQGKAPCLLEQKGPRSSSPDFEVKVMCTNLSLFVEGSGPQRCMNKGPHDFILRETCDSTVKENKIEKRHCEIDETAAKFSQYSVLTQYMKLSSGNDCSQDSKYRKWFPEDVGFIQSPVKHEMLVYQGNTGGMDFGCSLDSIRHPKINPVEMVSVNNKGGRCFSQKFKLAAHQRIHTREKPHECKHCGRAFTQRSNLITHQKIHTGEKPFKCQQCGKAFTQRSNLISHQSIHTGEKPYECQQCGKAFTQRSSLATHHKIHTGEKPYACLHCEKAFTKRSHLIRHQSIHTGEKPYECQQCGKAFTQRSSLATHQRIHIGEKPYECKHCGKAFIEKGSLAKHQSIHIGEKPYKCQQCGKAFTQRSSLATHQRNHTGEKPYVCLYCEKAFTKRSHLITHQSIHTGENLYECQQCGKAFTQRSSLATHQRIHTGEKPYECKHCGKAFIEKGSLAKHQSIHTGEKPYECKHCGKAFTHRSNLVSHQRIHTGEKPYGCQHCGKNFTQRGHLIAHQRIHTGEKSYECQHCGKTFTQETSLTTHQCPHLRETS, from the exons GACTTCCAGTAACTAGAGAACATTTAATCTCCTGTTTTCAGCAAGGGAAAGCACCATGTCTGCTAGAGCAAAAGGGCCCAAGGAGCTCCTCTCCAG ATTTTGAAGTGAAGGTGATGTGTACAAATCTGAGCCTTTTTGTGGAAGGATCTGGCCCCCAAAGATGCATGAATAAGGGTCCTCATGACTTCATTTTGAGAGAAACCTGTGATTCTActgtcaaagaaaataaaattgaaaagaggCACTGTGAAATTGATGAAACTGCAGCGAAATTCAGCCAATATTCAGTCCTAACTCAGTACATGAAATTGAGTTCAGGAAATGATTGTTCTCAGGATAGCAAATATAGGAAATGGTTTCCTGAAGACGTAGGATTTATTCAGTCACCTGTGAAACATGAAATGCTTGTGTATCAAGGTAACACAGGAGGAATGGACTTTGGCTGCAGTTTAGACTCTATTAGACATCCAAAAATTAATCCTGTTGAGATGGTTTCTGTGAATAATAAAGGTGGGAGATGTTTCAGTCAGAAATTTAagcttgctgcacatcagagaatccacactagagagaaacctcatgaatgtaaacattgtggaagggctttcacacagaggagcAATCTTATTacacatcagaaaatccacactggagagaaaccttttaaatgtcaacaatgtggaaaggcttttacacagAGAAGCAATCTCATTTcacatcagagcatccacactggagagaaaccttatgaatgtcaacaatgtggaaaggcttttacacaaAGGAGCAGTCTTGCTACACATCAcaaaatccacactggagagaaaccttatgcatGTCTACACTGTGAAAAGGCTTTCACAAAGAGAAGCCATCTCATTAGacatcagagcatccacactggagagaaaccttatgaatgtcaacaatgtggaaaggcttttacacagAGGAGCAGtcttgctacacatcagagaatccacattggagagaaaccttatgaatgtaaacactgtggaaaggcttttatagAAAAGGGAtctcttgctaaacatcagagcatccacattggagagaaaccttataaatgtcaacaatgtggaaaggcttttacacagAGGAGCAGtcttgctacacatcagagaaaccacactggagagaaaccttatgtatGTCTATACTGTGAAAAGGCTTTCACAAAGAGAAGCCATCTCATTAcacatcagagcatccacactggagagaatcTTTATGAATgtcaacaatgtggaaaggcttttacacagAGGAGCAGtcttgctacacatcagagaatccacactggagagaaaccttatgaatgtaaacactgtggaaaggcttttatagAAAAGGGAtctcttgctaaacatcagagcatccatactggagagaaaccttatgaatgtaaacactgtggaaaggcttttacacacAGGAGCAATCTTGTttcacatcagagaattcacactggagagaaaccttatgggTGTCAACACTGTGGAAAGAATTTTACACAGAGGGGCCATCTtattgcacatcagagaatccacactggagagaaatcttatgaatgtcaacactgtggaaagactttcacacagGAGACCTCTCTGACTACACATCAGTGTCCACACTTGAGAGAAACCTCctaa